From a single Paenibacillus sp. FSL W8-0426 genomic region:
- a CDS encoding glycoside hydrolase family 43 protein — translation MNYNNPVIKGFYPDPSVCKVGDTYYLVCSSFQFFPGVPLFESKDLLNWTQIGHCLTRTSQVQLATVSSSGGVFAPTIRHNNGRFYMTTTNDTTRQNFYVWTDDIYGEWSDPVYVDQGGIDPDLYFEDGKAFFMSNGTDEHGVGGIIQCEIDIETGRKLTPGRVIWSGTGGRYLESPHLYKINGTYYLMASEGGTEYGHMVTYARGDSPSGPFEAYPHNPVLTNRNLGGYELQGAGHGDLVQDDRGNWWMLHLGFRQIGRWLTYHHLGREVFLTPVTFGEDGWFTAGQDGTTLTSFETDRIPDAVVQQEKTVYTFENTDWNLDWCYLRHPDPEQYELASNKVTLKGTDITLDTPLSPTFIGLRQRDFNAVITCDVTLTDGEAGITLYMDENHHYDLAFRKVGNEYKVARRLNVGDIKSVESEESIGTSNHATLIIRASAERYAFLFNSDGKNVVLGTAQTRYLSSEVAGGFTGVLIGLYAHGKGSAATFTNFKCEYH, via the coding sequence ATGAACTACAATAATCCTGTAATTAAAGGATTTTATCCGGACCCAAGCGTCTGCAAAGTAGGCGACACGTATTATCTCGTATGCAGTTCGTTTCAGTTTTTCCCTGGCGTACCCCTGTTTGAAAGTAAAGATCTGCTCAATTGGACGCAAATCGGGCATTGCCTGACTCGGACAAGCCAGGTGCAATTGGCAACGGTAAGCAGCTCCGGCGGCGTTTTTGCCCCGACGATCCGTCATAACAACGGGCGGTTCTACATGACAACGACCAATGACACGACCCGGCAAAATTTCTATGTGTGGACAGACGATATTTACGGTGAATGGTCGGACCCTGTTTACGTCGATCAAGGCGGGATTGATCCCGATTTGTATTTCGAAGACGGAAAAGCATTCTTCATGAGCAACGGCACGGATGAGCATGGCGTGGGCGGCATCATTCAGTGTGAAATCGATATCGAAACCGGCCGCAAGCTGACCCCAGGCCGCGTGATTTGGAGCGGAACGGGTGGTCGTTATTTGGAAAGCCCTCATTTGTATAAAATCAACGGAACGTATTATCTCATGGCTTCCGAAGGGGGTACGGAGTACGGTCATATGGTCACATATGCGAGAGGAGACTCCCCTTCTGGTCCGTTTGAAGCCTATCCGCACAACCCTGTGCTGACCAATCGCAATTTGGGTGGTTACGAGCTGCAGGGCGCCGGTCACGGGGACCTGGTTCAGGATGATCGCGGAAATTGGTGGATGCTGCATCTGGGCTTCCGCCAGATCGGACGCTGGCTGACTTATCACCATCTGGGACGGGAAGTGTTTCTTACTCCGGTTACTTTTGGTGAAGATGGGTGGTTTACGGCAGGACAGGATGGCACTACGCTGACCAGCTTCGAAACCGACCGGATTCCGGACGCCGTCGTGCAACAGGAGAAAACGGTATATACGTTTGAAAATACGGATTGGAACCTGGATTGGTGTTACCTTCGTCACCCCGATCCTGAACAATATGAACTTGCGTCCAACAAAGTTACGCTTAAAGGTACAGATATTACGTTGGATACGCCGCTATCCCCTACCTTCATCGGCTTACGTCAGAGAGATTTCAATGCGGTCATCACTTGCGACGTGACTTTGACGGACGGAGAAGCCGGCATTACGCTTTACATGGATGAAAATCACCATTATGACCTGGCCTTCCGCAAAGTCGGGAACGAGTACAAAGTGGCCAGACGGTTGAATGTCGGCGACATCAAATCCGTGGAGTCGGAGGAAAGCATAGGGACAAGCAATCACGCGACGCTGATTATCCGGGCAAGCGCTGAACGGTACGCCTTCCTGTTCAATTCGGACGGCAAAAATGTCGTTCTGGGGACGGCCCAAACCAGATACCTTTCTTCTGAGGTTGCCGGAGGATTTACAGGCGTACTTATCGGTCTATATGCACACGGGAAAGGGTCGGCGGCAACGTTCACGAATTTTAAATGCGAGTATCATTGA
- a CDS encoding LysR substrate-binding domain-containing protein, with amino-acid sequence MPAFQLSKAIVPGNKTIELIIVAKSDSFVIEDAATIPLLLFNKGCSYRERLEGWLKAEGIIPRKVMQFGTFETIIGSVAAGIGITIVPKSSVSPWINDGKLHAYCIPEPFNNVSTVFIRRKDIFYTNTLRSFVQALSPSENDLFGERVAVESR; translated from the coding sequence ATGCCCGCATTCCAGCTTAGCAAAGCGATCGTTCCCGGGAACAAGACCATAGAACTCATCATCGTGGCAAAGAGTGATTCCTTTGTGATCGAAGATGCCGCAACGATACCGCTATTGTTATTCAATAAAGGATGCAGTTATCGCGAAAGGCTGGAAGGTTGGTTAAAAGCCGAGGGCATCATTCCTCGGAAAGTAATGCAGTTCGGAACCTTCGAAACGATCATCGGAAGCGTCGCGGCCGGCATCGGAATTACAATCGTTCCGAAATCGTCCGTCAGTCCATGGATCAATGATGGCAAGCTGCATGCATACTGCATTCCTGAACCGTTTAACAATGTGTCCACCGTATTCATCCGCAGGAAAGATATTTTTTATACCAACACCCTTCGATCCTTCGTTCAAGCGTTATCGCCATCGGAGAACGATCTTTTCGGGGAACGTGTTGCTGTGGAAAGTCGCTGA
- a CDS encoding glycoside hydrolase family 3 C-terminal domain-containing protein, with the protein MHTDLDKTFPYWNPDLALEERVNDLVSRLTLQEKIELMPQYQAGIERLGIKPYKHGTEAAHGIAWLGESTNYPQPIGLACTWDKDLLQRIGSAIGDEARGFYQRNPEHNGLTLWAPTVDMERDPRWGRTEEAYGEDPVLAGKLAAALVKGMQGDHPFYLKSVATLKHFIGNNNEVDRGEASVSLDPRNLREYYLKAFEIPFKEGGALSMMTAYNAINGVPVNLSPLVNDVVKGEWGMNGFVVSDAFDVTGTMRDHHYVDTVKEAVARSIREGGIDSITDEANVVTEAIRLSLEDGLLTENDLDTALQNTFRVRFRLGEFDPEERNPYAAVGESHILKSSHAELAREAAQKAVVLLKNDKETLPLQASKISKIAVIGPLADAVYSDWYSGTIPYAVSPLQGIQDRLVTEGNEAEVRFSGGSDRIRLKSTRSGKYVRKVSDGKETLAASGVTKEEADIFETTDWGWGSHTLRAERNGRYLTTDDRHVYASADRIWEWFTKEVFLIHPLNPNKSLATISTWNDTALNVDEQTEWLVVGDGTAAETTNEINVGGAAEVAKTNAATAEPFELEYAGIGVEEAVRAASGADAAIVFVGNHPLINGKETMDRPDITLPASQEKLVLEVLKANPNTIVVVVGSYPFALNELQAKVPAILYTSHTGQDLGRVVADVLFGDVNPAGRLNMTWYSSVEQLPPFMDYDIIQGGRTYQYFEGTPLYPFGHGLSYSAFHYEALRMSVNQVELGQDTAVDISFRLTNTSSRTGEEVVQLYVRAGTSRVKRPLLQLADFQRISLLPGETREVTFRLPLESLRIWDVTRERFCIESGRYSLIIGSSSADLRLEEQLTVVAETIPPRDLMSLTRAVNYDACHGVLIGECREGGSSTEVIENTGWLLFADASWEEGISIMELRAASPEKATIEVRLDALDGPLVGRCDISAGGYQEWRDFSCELILPSGRHDVYLLLQGPISLSWFRMLA; encoded by the coding sequence ATGCACACAGACTTGGACAAAACATTTCCGTATTGGAATCCGGATCTTGCCCTCGAAGAGCGGGTGAACGATCTGGTTTCGCGTTTGACGTTGCAAGAAAAAATCGAACTGATGCCACAATATCAAGCAGGCATAGAAAGGCTTGGCATCAAGCCGTACAAGCACGGCACGGAAGCCGCTCACGGTATAGCCTGGCTTGGCGAGTCGACCAATTATCCCCAGCCGATCGGTTTGGCGTGCACCTGGGACAAGGACTTGCTGCAACGGATCGGAAGCGCGATCGGAGATGAAGCGAGAGGTTTTTATCAGCGGAATCCGGAGCATAACGGATTAACGTTATGGGCGCCGACGGTGGACATGGAGCGGGACCCGCGTTGGGGCAGAACCGAGGAGGCATACGGGGAAGATCCCGTGCTTGCCGGCAAATTAGCCGCAGCGTTGGTGAAAGGCATGCAGGGCGACCATCCCTTTTATTTGAAATCGGTCGCAACGTTGAAACATTTTATCGGCAACAATAACGAGGTTGATCGGGGAGAGGCCTCCGTTAGCCTGGATCCGCGGAATTTGCGCGAATATTATTTGAAAGCGTTCGAGATTCCGTTTAAGGAAGGGGGAGCTCTGTCGATGATGACGGCGTATAACGCGATCAACGGCGTGCCTGTGAATCTTAGCCCCTTGGTTAACGACGTCGTGAAGGGCGAGTGGGGGATGAACGGCTTCGTGGTGAGCGATGCATTTGATGTAACGGGGACGATGAGGGATCATCATTACGTCGACACCGTCAAAGAGGCCGTGGCACGGTCGATTCGGGAAGGCGGTATCGACAGTATAACGGATGAGGCCAATGTCGTGACAGAGGCGATCCGCTTGTCGCTTGAGGATGGGCTGCTGACCGAAAACGATCTCGACACGGCATTGCAGAACACGTTCCGCGTGCGATTCAGGCTGGGAGAATTCGATCCCGAGGAACGAAATCCGTATGCCGCGGTGGGGGAGTCGCATATTTTGAAATCCTCGCATGCGGAATTGGCGCGTGAAGCCGCGCAAAAAGCGGTCGTTCTGCTCAAAAACGATAAAGAGACCTTGCCGCTTCAAGCAAGCAAAATCAGCAAAATCGCCGTCATCGGTCCACTTGCCGATGCCGTTTACAGCGATTGGTACAGCGGAACGATTCCATACGCGGTCAGCCCGCTGCAAGGAATCCAGGATCGTCTTGTCACAGAAGGAAACGAAGCAGAGGTTCGTTTCTCCGGCGGCTCGGACCGCATCAGACTCAAGTCGACGCGAAGCGGAAAATATGTACGGAAGGTCAGTGACGGAAAGGAAACGCTCGCGGCTTCCGGCGTTACCAAGGAAGAAGCCGATATCTTTGAAACCACCGATTGGGGATGGGGGAGCCATACCTTACGGGCGGAACGAAATGGCCGGTATTTAACGACGGACGACAGACATGTTTACGCTTCAGCCGACCGGATCTGGGAATGGTTCACCAAGGAAGTGTTCCTGATTCATCCGTTGAATCCAAACAAGTCATTGGCTACCATCTCCACATGGAATGATACCGCACTTAACGTGGACGAACAAACCGAATGGCTCGTCGTCGGTGACGGAACCGCTGCCGAAACAACGAACGAAATCAATGTTGGCGGCGCGGCGGAAGTGGCCAAAACCAATGCAGCGACCGCCGAGCCGTTTGAGCTGGAGTATGCAGGCATCGGCGTAGAGGAAGCCGTTCGTGCTGCCAGTGGAGCAGACGCGGCCATTGTTTTTGTCGGGAACCATCCGCTGATCAATGGCAAGGAAACGATGGACCGACCTGACATCACGCTTCCTGCCTCGCAGGAAAAATTGGTGCTGGAGGTGCTGAAGGCCAACCCGAATACAATCGTGGTTGTCGTCGGCAGTTATCCGTTCGCGTTGAACGAATTGCAGGCCAAAGTCCCCGCGATTCTATACACGTCCCATACGGGGCAGGACCTTGGGCGGGTCGTTGCGGATGTGCTGTTCGGCGACGTCAACCCTGCCGGGCGCCTAAACATGACGTGGTATTCCTCTGTTGAGCAATTGCCGCCGTTCATGGACTATGACATTATTCAGGGTGGACGGACTTATCAATACTTTGAAGGCACGCCGCTGTACCCGTTTGGGCATGGACTTTCCTATAGCGCCTTTCACTATGAAGCGCTGCGGATGTCCGTAAATCAAGTCGAGCTTGGGCAAGACACGGCGGTTGATATATCTTTCCGTCTGACTAATACCAGCTCGCGAACAGGCGAAGAAGTTGTGCAGTTATATGTGAGGGCAGGTACTTCGCGGGTGAAACGACCGCTTCTGCAATTGGCCGATTTTCAGCGCATTTCGTTGCTGCCTGGCGAAACGAGAGAGGTCACATTCCGCCTGCCGTTGGAATCACTGCGTATTTGGGATGTCACCCGGGAGCGGTTCTGCATCGAAAGCGGTCGATATTCCTTGATCATCGGTTCTTCTTCCGCTGACCTGCGACTGGAAGAACAGCTCACGGTCGTTGCCGAGACCATTCCTCCACGCGACCTGATGTCTTTGACAAGGGCCGTCAACTATGATGCATGTCACGGCGTTTTGATCGGCGAATGCCGGGAGGGAGGAAGTTCGACCGAGGTTATAGAAAACACGGGTTGGTTGTTGTTTGCGGACGCATCGTGGGAGGAAGGTATTAGCATAATGGAACTGCGGGCCGCAAGTCCGGAAAAGGCAACGATTGAGGTCAGACTTGACGCATTGGACGGACCGCTCGTTGGCAGATGCGACATTTCTGCCGGAGGGTATCAGGAATGGAGGGATTTTTCGTGCGAATTGATCCTGCCTTCCGGACGGCACGATGTATATCTGTTGCTGCAAGGTCCGATCTCGCTCAGTTGGTTTAGAATGTTAGCGTAA
- a CDS encoding sugar-binding domain-containing protein, producing MIKAQQEMTCLNLAGAWAYALDPNDIGHQEGWSGDLTPYEEGTLQLPGTLAENGIGDERVWGDEMNRETVRSLRPRYSYVGKAWYAKEVLVPEAWAGRHMVLFIERVMVQSTLWVNGHLAGEQDSLSVPHRFDVTPFILPGGTNRIMICIDNRDIHRLGQHPSAYTDETQTIWNGMIGRIEMQAMHPIYLQEMRIFPDMHNSRIKVTGMWTNTTASHAEVSSRLSVRSLECSEWLQTNSDPYKSTLPPYSSVPFEWFCDMQDDHVQPWDEFSPHLYEMNVESTVTTPAESTKIEQKQRFGMRSFTAVGTHFAINGRPTFLRGTLECCIFPLTGYPPTDLSAWLRLFQIVKDYGLNHVRFHSWCPPEAAFDAADQLGIYVQAEGPAWLDTWNTPVGAHPEHYDYLPKEAGRIIHEYGNHPSFCLFSNGNELNGDFHLLHRIIAELKANDDRRVYTLTSNWDRPLDPADDLFCAQTVDGIGARGQYFPDALSGATMLDFREAVAQRNVPLLSHEIGQYAVYPDVEEIHKYTGVLRPVNLEAIRADLERKGMLGDIKKFVYGSGMLALQLYREEIEAALRTPGQGGFQLLDLHDFPGQSTATVGVLNAFWESKGLIEPEQFRTFCNETVLLLKMPKRIFTHGEAFSAQVCIAHFGPQVLRSCDWIWSIANEQGEVLDHGVIHTSDIGQGSGIPIGSISSNAFHKVKTSVRLTVLIQSKGGTIRNEWPIWVFSDSEEETARDQTNIWITDVWNEETEQRLGDGGSVLYTVNAEAHHTFPGKSIPVFWSPVHFATEDPCGIYVGEHHPVFASFPTKSYAEHHWKELLDRSVSLCLDEFPGSTELIVQVIPNFYHNRKLTNLFECRVGPGKLMVCGIDIVNDLGARPAAKQLRRSIVSYMSGDAFQPNNSAATADLQQLLQTKLDFQNGDQL from the coding sequence ATGATAAAAGCTCAGCAGGAAATGACGTGTTTGAATTTGGCAGGAGCATGGGCATATGCGTTGGATCCGAATGATATCGGCCATCAGGAGGGGTGGTCCGGCGATCTCACTCCCTATGAGGAGGGGACGCTGCAGCTTCCGGGCACATTGGCGGAGAACGGCATCGGCGACGAGAGGGTTTGGGGCGACGAGATGAATCGCGAAACCGTGCGTTCCCTGAGGCCGCGCTATAGCTATGTAGGCAAGGCCTGGTATGCAAAAGAGGTTCTTGTTCCGGAAGCGTGGGCGGGGCGGCACATGGTTCTTTTTATCGAACGGGTAATGGTCCAATCCACCCTATGGGTCAACGGTCATCTTGCAGGTGAGCAGGACAGTCTTTCGGTTCCGCATCGTTTCGATGTAACTCCGTTCATCCTGCCAGGCGGGACCAACAGAATCATGATCTGTATCGATAACCGGGATATTCATCGGTTAGGCCAGCATCCAAGCGCCTACACCGATGAAACGCAAACGATCTGGAACGGCATGATCGGCCGCATCGAAATGCAAGCGATGCATCCGATCTATCTGCAAGAAATGCGGATCTTTCCGGATATGCACAACAGCAGGATCAAGGTAACGGGAATGTGGACGAATACGACAGCAAGCCATGCGGAAGTATCATCACGGCTGTCTGTACGGTCCCTGGAGTGTTCCGAATGGCTTCAAACGAACAGCGATCCGTATAAGTCAACGCTTCCCCCTTATAGCTCGGTTCCTTTCGAATGGTTCTGTGATATGCAGGACGACCATGTTCAGCCGTGGGATGAATTCAGTCCCCATCTCTATGAAATGAATGTCGAGTCGACGGTGACAACGCCAGCGGAATCCACGAAAATAGAGCAAAAGCAGCGTTTCGGCATGCGCTCGTTTACTGCCGTGGGGACCCATTTCGCAATAAATGGACGCCCAACCTTCCTGCGGGGAACGCTGGAATGCTGTATCTTTCCGCTGACAGGCTATCCGCCAACAGACCTTTCGGCCTGGCTGCGCCTTTTCCAAATCGTGAAGGACTATGGGTTAAACCATGTTCGTTTCCATTCATGGTGCCCGCCCGAAGCCGCGTTCGATGCAGCGGATCAGCTCGGCATCTATGTGCAGGCCGAAGGGCCGGCATGGTTGGACACGTGGAATACGCCCGTTGGTGCCCACCCGGAACACTACGACTATTTGCCGAAGGAAGCTGGGCGCATTATTCATGAATATGGAAATCATCCATCGTTTTGTTTGTTCAGCAACGGCAATGAACTAAACGGGGATTTCCATCTTCTTCATCGCATCATTGCGGAGTTGAAAGCAAATGACGATCGGCGCGTATACACGCTGACCTCGAACTGGGACCGGCCGCTGGACCCGGCGGATGATTTGTTTTGCGCACAAACGGTCGACGGAATCGGTGCGAGGGGGCAATATTTTCCGGATGCACTGTCGGGCGCTACAATGCTCGATTTCAGAGAGGCCGTTGCGCAGCGAAACGTGCCGCTGCTGAGTCACGAAATCGGCCAATATGCGGTATATCCCGACGTGGAGGAAATCCACAAATATACGGGCGTGCTCAGGCCGGTTAACCTGGAAGCGATTAGAGCCGATCTGGAGCGCAAAGGGATGCTGGGCGACATTAAGAAGTTCGTCTACGGCTCGGGGATGCTTGCCCTTCAACTGTATCGCGAAGAAATCGAAGCAGCGCTGCGAACGCCCGGTCAAGGCGGGTTTCAACTGCTGGATCTGCACGATTTTCCGGGTCAGAGCACGGCAACGGTCGGTGTTTTGAATGCGTTTTGGGAGTCCAAAGGGTTGATTGAACCGGAACAATTCCGGACATTTTGCAATGAAACGGTGCTGCTGCTGAAGATGCCGAAGCGTATTTTCACACACGGAGAAGCGTTTTCCGCCCAAGTGTGTATTGCCCATTTCGGTCCGCAAGTTTTGCGGTCATGCGATTGGATATGGAGCATCGCGAACGAGCAGGGCGAAGTGTTGGACCACGGTGTAATCCATACATCGGATATCGGGCAAGGATCGGGCATTCCGATCGGCTCGATTTCTTCAAACGCTTTTCATAAAGTGAAAACAAGCGTAAGATTAACCGTCCTCATTCAATCCAAAGGTGGAACGATACGGAACGAGTGGCCGATCTGGGTATTCAGCGATTCGGAAGAAGAAACTGCCCGTGATCAAACAAACATATGGATAACGGACGTTTGGAACGAAGAAACCGAGCAAAGGCTTGGAGACGGCGGATCGGTATTATATACCGTAAATGCCGAGGCTCATCATACCTTTCCAGGCAAATCTATTCCCGTCTTTTGGAGTCCTGTGCATTTCGCCACTGAAGATCCATGCGGCATTTATGTCGGTGAACACCATCCCGTCTTTGCTTCGTTCCCGACGAAATCGTATGCCGAACATCACTGGAAGGAGCTGCTGGATCGCTCCGTGTCGTTGTGTCTCGATGAATTTCCCGGCAGCACAGAGCTGATCGTACAGGTGATTCCGAATTTTTATCATAACCGCAAGCTGACCAATCTGTTTGAATGCCGGGTTGGCCCGGGCAAGCTTATGGTCTGCGGAATCGACATCGTTAACGATTTGGGCGCAAGGCCCGCGGCAAAGCAGCTGCGCCGAAGCATTGTTTCCTACATGAGCGGCGATGCTTTTCAGCCGAACAATTCGGCCGCCACAGCCGACCTGCAACAACTGCTGCAAACCAAGCTGGATTTTCAAAATGGGGATCAGCTTTGA
- a CDS encoding helix-turn-helix domain-containing protein: protein MAENPNNPAMAKNDEQYTHPPGILVSDYYRMPYGYTCYRPNGTKDWLIMYTLSGKGVVNHEDHGFLECAEGTVTIIPPGVKHHFYTEQHEVWEKMWAHYTPRMAWSDWLPASQTDGAIYHLQIDSTQTRASIEHAFRRILSYRVEPVIAFQEELMLNALEEIILILASQHADRKLLDPRVKEVLNILALHFAENHLIEDLANQVFLSPSRLSHLFKEQVGDSIVATLNKYRLKQAEKLLRYTQRPITEIALSVGFHSPDYFTRMFTQYYGVKPSQYRKQRAASL from the coding sequence ATGGCTGAAAATCCTAACAATCCTGCTATGGCAAAAAACGATGAACAGTATACGCACCCACCGGGCATCCTCGTATCGGATTATTATCGCATGCCTTACGGTTACACGTGTTATCGACCAAACGGAACGAAAGACTGGCTGATCATGTATACACTTTCCGGAAAAGGTGTGGTCAACCATGAAGACCATGGGTTTCTTGAGTGTGCGGAGGGGACGGTTACCATTATTCCGCCTGGGGTTAAACATCACTTTTATACAGAACAACATGAAGTCTGGGAGAAAATGTGGGCCCACTATACTCCCCGCATGGCTTGGTCGGACTGGTTGCCGGCAAGCCAAACAGACGGGGCGATTTACCACCTGCAGATTGACAGCACGCAGACTCGTGCATCCATTGAACATGCATTCCGCCGCATCCTCTCGTATCGCGTCGAGCCCGTAATCGCCTTTCAAGAGGAGCTTATGTTAAATGCCCTGGAAGAGATCATTTTGATTTTGGCCAGCCAGCATGCCGATCGAAAGCTTCTCGATCCCAGAGTGAAAGAAGTGCTGAATATTCTTGCGCTCCATTTTGCAGAAAACCATCTGATCGAAGATTTGGCGAATCAAGTATTCCTTTCTCCTTCCCGGCTGTCCCACCTGTTTAAAGAGCAGGTCGGAGATTCCATCGTCGCAACGCTGAACAAATATCGGCTGAAGCAGGCGGAGAAGCTGCTGCGTTATACGCAGCGCCCAATTACGGAGATTGCGCTGAGCGTGGGCTTTCACTCGCCCGATTACTTTACTCGAATGTTCACTCAATATTACGGCGTCAAACCGTCGCAATATCGTAAACAGCGCGCGGCATCCCTATAA
- a CDS encoding MFS transporter, protein MTTALHQQCMIRNILFLLFALPGLSFASWVARTPAVRDALNVSTAGMGIIIFALAIGSLTGLLTAGSVIARKGARLVIMISSLMIVIGFVAIGIGASVKVTAIVMVGLFIFGCGFGAAEVGLNMEGSAVEKALNKILLPAFHGFFSVGTLAGAAIGVGAEAIQLPIIVHFSVLALLIAVTLWYCFRYLPEATGKEPAQTVGHKGGAFKKQLKVWTEKRTLLIGVMVLGMAFAEGSANDWLPLIMVDGYGVSALTGSFIYGLFVAAMTIGRFAGGWILDRYGRVRVLAGCAISAVLGLVLVIWGQHYILSAMGVVLWGLGASLGFPVGLSAAGDEPEGAAARVGAVATSGYIASLVGPPALGFLGEHFGLLNAMIAVLIGVMISRSLIRWARPSDEQNTPFGQEKDGVIPKDIA, encoded by the coding sequence ATGACGACAGCATTACATCAGCAGTGCATGATTCGTAATATATTATTTCTGTTGTTTGCCTTGCCAGGGTTATCTTTCGCTTCCTGGGTAGCGCGAACTCCCGCCGTCCGGGATGCGTTGAACGTGTCTACGGCAGGAATGGGAATCATTATTTTCGCTTTGGCCATCGGTTCGCTCACCGGATTGCTTACGGCTGGATCCGTCATTGCCCGCAAAGGTGCGCGTTTGGTCATTATGATAAGTTCTTTGATGATCGTCATCGGGTTTGTTGCTATTGGCATCGGCGCGAGCGTAAAAGTTACGGCGATCGTCATGGTCGGCCTATTTATATTTGGGTGCGGGTTCGGTGCGGCTGAAGTAGGGCTGAATATGGAAGGTTCGGCGGTCGAAAAGGCATTGAACAAGATTTTGCTGCCTGCTTTTCATGGCTTCTTTAGCGTAGGTACATTAGCGGGGGCAGCCATTGGAGTAGGTGCAGAAGCGATTCAACTTCCGATTATCGTACACTTTTCCGTGCTTGCCTTGTTGATTGCCGTTACGTTATGGTACTGCTTTCGATATCTTCCGGAGGCGACAGGCAAGGAACCTGCACAGACGGTCGGTCACAAAGGGGGCGCGTTCAAAAAACAGCTTAAGGTTTGGACGGAAAAACGAACGTTGTTGATCGGGGTCATGGTTCTGGGCATGGCATTTGCCGAGGGATCTGCGAACGATTGGTTACCGCTCATTATGGTCGATGGTTATGGCGTTAGTGCATTAACAGGCTCATTTATCTATGGGTTGTTTGTTGCAGCTATGACCATTGGGCGCTTTGCAGGCGGTTGGATCCTAGATCGGTATGGAAGAGTGCGGGTACTCGCGGGATGTGCCATTTCAGCCGTTCTCGGTTTGGTGCTCGTGATCTGGGGTCAACATTATATTCTGTCTGCGATGGGTGTCGTTCTTTGGGGGCTTGGAGCCTCGTTAGGTTTTCCGGTGGGTCTGTCTGCAGCAGGGGATGAACCTGAAGGGGCAGCGGCAAGAGTAGGCGCTGTAGCAACTTCAGGTTATATCGCATCATTGGTGGGGCCGCCCGCTTTGGGGTTCCTTGGAGAGCATTTTGGATTATTAAATGCAATGATTGCAGTGCTTATCGGAGTTATGATCTCGCGATCATTGATCCGGTGGGCCAGACCCAGCGATGAACAGAATACTCCCTTTGGGCAGGAAAAAGACGGAGTCATCCCCAAGGATATCGCATAA
- a CDS encoding phage tail protein, with protein MSYIVDFKEVSTVGLESSPVAAALAGLRANEARYFMNKYKHEFTVVPASESQDVLDYVNRILKEERDLTFAAKPLETSRFQVDNILFTYVFYEDGLGLNVMYTVDDPKKRAVGLKLSEGMEIPQELEGKFKFARQKSKLAGTIRGSFFVIKGEY; from the coding sequence ATGTCATATATCGTTGATTTTAAAGAGGTGTCCACGGTTGGTTTGGAATCGTCGCCAGTGGCTGCCGCTCTTGCGGGCTTGCGCGCCAATGAAGCCAGATATTTCATGAACAAGTACAAGCATGAATTTACGGTTGTGCCTGCAAGCGAAAGTCAGGACGTGCTGGATTACGTGAACCGCATTTTAAAGGAGGAGCGTGATTTGACGTTTGCAGCCAAACCGCTTGAGACGTCGCGCTTCCAAGTAGACAATATTTTATTTACTTACGTGTTCTATGAAGACGGCCTTGGACTTAATGTGATGTATACGGTGGATGACCCCAAGAAGCGGGCCGTCGGTTTGAAGCTTTCGGAAGGCATGGAGATTCCACAAGAGCTTGAAGGGAAATTTAAGTTTGCGCGGCAAAAGTCCAAATTAGCCGGAACGATCCGCGGTTCGTTTTTTGTGATCAAGGGAGAGTATTAA